gtaaaaatatgaatatgtgATTGTAAAGTTACCATCTGGCATATTGACAGCTTCATGCATGAAAATGGGCAGACAGAAAATCAGAGTTAGGCCATATGGATCTTCATAAGTTCCACTTCTGCAGGGCTCTTGAGCAGCGGTGACTTTTTGCTTTCCTtcatttgctttttctcttctacATGTGAAATATAAACTATCAGTATAGTATGGTCTCTTGATTTTCCCACTTAATAGTATCTTCTAAGTTCATtttcatcctccctccctccctctccctctccctccccacccccgtgtctttcttcctcttctttctctttctttcccttccccctctgtgtgtgtgcgcgggtgctagtgtgtgtgtgtctgtgtgtgtatgcgtctGTGGGAAACCATtgaaggcagaagagggtatcagatcttcaAAGTACCTGTGGTTGAAATATGGGTGGATATAGGAAGGAAGGAACCTTTTTGATCAGTgtgtcacctctccagccctctcagGCCCCCCTCTCccatttgatttcttttcttagttACATTGAAGCTAGACCTTCATTTTGTTTGAGAGGAGGGAAATTTTATGAGGACATtgacatgctttctttttaaacagggttttGTTGTAGCTCATATTGATCTAAAGTTGCTATGTGCTAAAGATGACCATGAATTCTTCTGCTCTACTTGTTCGTGCTTTGAGcaacctttttttgttttgaaaggttCTAAATTTTATTACTGGACAAACACCCTAATTTAGACAGGAACAAGTCTCCAGGTTAAAAAATGTAGAAATCCATCTGGTAGGAATGATTGATGACCACAGTTCAGTATAAACCCTCAGTCTTGCCACTGTGAATCCTTACAGACCCAGCTTCGTTCTCTTCCAGTGTCTTCTCTTAGAGTTGTACTTGATTTTGTTACCAGTTTTCATCCAAATCCACTGAGGAATAGgacaattttgcttttgtttcttggccAAAGTCTTATGAGAAGACATGGCAAGAAGCCAAATTAGGCATAGTGTTCATAATggtagaagaaaggagaagaaccTGAGCAACTTTTAAAAGCAATTATGCCAGTATTGGCTGAATAAGTTGTAGTTAGTAGATTTAGTCAGCAGTAGTAAATATTACTGCTAAATTTACTCCACTTAGCTTGGAGTTTTATGAGTTTTCACCTTCAACACCGAATTATAGTAGTGATAGATAGGTCTAATCTATCTTGTTTGGGGGCTGAGAAACAAGATTTACAATGGTTGCCTTGGTTACTGCCAGAGAGCGGCCACTATTCTCTAGTTGGAAATTGCAAATAtttaactctgtagaccaggctggcttctaactcagagaATGGGGAGCCACAGCCAGGATTCATTTCTTGTGTCAACTTCCCCGCCTCCCCCCAATCTTTCAAGACAGGTCTTCTTTCCATGACAATACTCATTCAtcttggaactctgtagatcaggaggGCTTGGAATTTACAGAAATCTGCATTGGTGAccctcagattctctggaactagaattgcagacagttgtgagctgccatgtggtttctgggaattgagtccaggatctctggatgagcagccagtgctcttaacaaccaCTCTGCCATCTCATGTTGtgccttcttccccccaccccttctcatTCTTCTGAGATCTCAACAGCACTAAATATATCAGTAGtcattttttcattgtttttgtgtttctctccttttccttggTACTGTGTAAAAAATATGTGAGTGAAACTAAGGTGAGCTATAAGGTTCCAGGTTCTCTTCCTGATATTTGCAGGGCACCATGTGgagtttttttctttacttttggcTGGTGACTGAATTGATCTTTTGATTGCTGTTCATCCTTTAAGGCAGGCTTGAAATTGAAGCTGGATGTTCTGAAAAACCTGTATATTCTCTTGGTAGAGATAACTTGTGTGTTTGGAGGGAATTTCAGTAGAACACCTAATTAGATAGAGTGCTTTGTTTTATAAGACTGACCTCTTTAAGGACAAAGACCAGACTGATATTTGTCCTCTCATAATACTTGTTGAAATAGATTAGTATAGTAATTCTTAACTCTACCAGATACAGTTTTCCTATCATCAGTCATTAGTGTACATCCATTATGCTTTAGTTCCTTACCACATCTCCGCCCCCAACTggctctctctgtatagccctagctggtTTCTAAATGAGATCTATCTCACttgtttctgagtgctgggattaaaggcatgtgccataatACCTGGTTTACTCACTGCTTAAAAACACTAACATGTATTAAAATtttgcagaaataaaaataagcagaaagaaaaccaCTGCTAAGTAGCATTTAAATAGATAAATGTTTGGATATTGATGTTATATGTTCGTTTACTCATGCGAGGGTTGAGTGTGGCAGTACAAAAGTAGATTTCAGTGCTTTAAGTAGGTTATATGTAGTAGACAAATTCTGttgctttatttgcttttctgGAAATTTGTAACATAAATCTATAAAACAAATATGGACTTCAAAAACAAGTATATTTTTCAGGTTCTCATCGTCACATTTTCAGGGTGcttttttatccatttattttattatgtctttATTTACTAGTGACTATTTACAGTATATACTGAGCAGTAGATGgttctttgtttttagttttgcaGTACTGTGGACTGAAACCATGGCTTTCGTATGCTTGGCAAGCACTCTATTGCTGACCACACTCAGCCCCCATGACTGTGATTTTTGTATTGTGTGCTGACTCCTATCTTACACATGTAAGATGACAATAATATCATGGGCAGCATCACTGCTATCTAGAAAACATTTCTTGTCTGCTTTggattgtttatttattgtgaatGATGTGTACACTGtgttcttgtgtttgtgtgtgcttttctgtcagtctgtctgaccctgtctctctctctctctctgtgtgtgtgtatgtgtgtgacacagagagagacagagagacagacagacagaactatataatttttaactagttagtcatttacttattttttaaatattaagtacaATGTACTTGTTGACATGAAGCTTAGATCTCTTTGTAATCTTTGGGATATGAAATACTATGTATGGGTGCTTATGTATGAGTTCtgttttggtgctggggattgaacccagcacCTCATGCATACTAAACTATATGCTTTACCACCAATTAAAatctcactaagtagaccagacttactctgtgtttctctgtcttgaGTGATTAGGGATGTACCATCATGCTGGGCCTTAGagcttttttcccctccctagccATATGCTTAATATTGGTGTCAATATAATGTGAAAATTATTTAATAGATAGTTTTACTCAAATGTTTggattaaagagaaagaaaagaattggtAATATGTGGAAAAACtaccaaaaaattaattaattctagGACTATTGGACATTTATATTGTTGGGCGCATAGTAAACTCGAAGGAATATGCTCCTATTTTTATAAAGAGATCATAAAGGAAGACCCTACATGATTTGAAGGTTATACTCCTTTTTTCTGttgtgctagggatcaaacccacgGCCTGAAGCTTGTAATTTATTTGACCACTAAGCTATGCCTCAAGTCCTACAAAGCTGAAAATATGGACTCTTCTTTACACATCACCTTCTTTCTTAAACAAATAGAATAATTTTCATGCAATTGTACAGTGacttaaaacaattttcttatttagtgtGTGGATGTGCCACAGTGCAGTGTTCCTGTTTGAGGACAACTTAACATAGATCTCCTTCccccatgtgggtcctaggggtATAGAACTTAGGTTGTCATACTTAGTTGTAAGTGCCAGCACCTACTGAGCCGTCttgctatccctgtacagcagtttttaaaaataggtgtCATTTCTCAGTGAGATTGGCATTAGCTAAATAATATTAGGAAGGACCACTGCATTGCTGGTTTAAGCCAGTTTTGTGAATTTTGGCTTTTTAATCTGATGGCAtagaatttactttttttttgtgatCTGATTTATATGCTGGTTTTTGGTTCATTGAAGGTCTTAGTAAGGTTATGATGAATGCATTCTAATTTTtgcaatacaaaaatattttaatgagttttaataaaaaacaaagagtAATTTTATTAGGGTCTGAAAATTCAAAATAACCAAAACAGATAAAAGCAAGATAACAGATAACAAAGCAAGATCTTTATTTGAATTGGGCAGCAAAAATCCACTCGGGGTCAATAGCAGAGTCAGGAGCTGACTGGGTCTTTGAATGTTCATCTTAGTATTTAATCAGATGATAAAAAATTACTGCATTTAGGCTGCTACTGATCTCAGTCATGGTCTGCAACCCCAGACCAGGATGTCACAGAGTTTTTAAGCCCAAACCCCACAAACATATGAGCCAAGTTGCACAGTAAATTTTCACGCCAGTTAGGATTCAGGGAAAGGGGACTTCTTTAGGGAACATGTCTTTATGACATACTTATTCTGTTCCCCTTGGTTGGGTTACTGAACTGTGCCTGGGCGACTTGCTGAGCATTTGTGTCTCAACCTGCCAACAAGGATGTCAGTTAAGCAGGGTTAGGTGCCTTGGGAACTTATTTGACCCACCTGTACTCAAAATGGCTTCAGTTTGGTTCCTTCTTACAATTTTgctttgaaagaagaaaattagttttctatatttttgtgatttattGGAGATATGTAacattttacttatatttaatgtatttaattgtGTAGAATGTTAGTATATGTATCTTGGAGCCAATGCATGAACTTGGGGAGGCCAAGTTTTTCCAAGTTGACgtttttccaagacaggtttGGAATTAGCTCTCTAAAGCAGTCTGGCCTTGAATCAAAGAGATACACCTGTGATCACTTTTCAGGTGCTGGGAGCATTGCCTGGCTCACTCTGTACATACTGCTGTATTAAtttacttgtttgcttgcttgtttttaagaCTGGGTCTCATTTTCCCTCTGGGTAggctggaactccctatgtaaaGGGAGTTTACATATCACCACAcctgatgcaaaaaaaaaaaaaaatgctttctttataaagCATTTAAAGAAGAGCTatcttacttttgagacagggtcttactgaacctggagctcaggaTTGGCTAGAGTCAGTATTTTTTCAGTCTCCGTTTCCTGGCCCATTCTACAATACTGTGTTTGCCAGGAATCTGATTTTTGTGCTTGTGTAGCAGGCATTTTACCAGCtaaattattttctcagtttGCTTCATAACATTTTCAGTGATTATTagtctttgaatacttttttcaattacacacacacacacacacacatttttatttttcatgacaGTGTTTGCTTTGGCTGTCTTGGGatttgctttgtagacaaggctgagagtcacctgcttctgcctatggagtgctgggattaaaggcatgtgccaccatacctaactttattattattaaaagatgTTTAGTTTTGAATGAGTAGTTCATGCAtggtttttaaatgataaaagttCTGAGGACATCTCAACAGGGGATCAGTGTTTAAGcatgctctgagttcagtcttCATTACAGATAATAACAAAGTACAAAACTATGAAAACAATATATGGTACCTGGATGATATAATGTATGactattattttattgctattaaaTCCTGTTTCCTGAAAACAATGTCATACCTCTCTTTTAAGTACTTAAGGAACAGTTTACaaagttaggaaaaaaaatccagggccTACTGCATAATCAGCCCAAGTTTTATATCAAAGTATAACCAAGTTTCTTCTTTTAGAAAAGCAACTGTCTTCAGTATTAATAATACTATGCTCTCATTCTTTATTATCATATGTTTTTATAAAGAACATGGGTAccaattgtttttattaataatactagtttttgtttaattgttttttttcctgaggctagtttccctggctgtcctgaaactcactctagactaggctgatctcaaactcaaagatctgcctacctctgcctcacaagtgctgggattaaaggtgtgcgccaccactgccaggctactATCAGGTTTTTAAAGGTAGATAATTATGTGTCTTtttagtgaataaaataaaaccttgatTAAAGTTACACAAAAAATTTTACAGCTaacataatttcttcaaacttgcTTTTTTAGATTAATGCTGCCATTGATAATTAAAATTtgttgtaaataaacaaaatgttggTATATCTCTGGAGTTTTTTGAACATGCACTAATGTTCTGTGGAAATTCTTAAGTATCTCCAGGAtgatgtatctgtatatgtgtactTTCTGTTGGTTAATTCTATCTTGATTTCATGTTGTTTTATTTGCTATTTGATGACCACATTGATTTTTCTCTGCAAAACCAGGTTAAAAATGGGTTCATCCAGTTCTGTCTTTATGTCCTTACCTGACTTTTAATGTACAAGTTGGAAACCATCATTATTTTGTGAATcacaattgtctttttttttctacaaagtttcttttttgttttacaggTTCTCCCCCTATTCTCTGTGTTGGAGATTGAAACCAAGATCTTGTGCATGATAGCTAGGCATACACATTACTACACATTGGTCTGcaaagttaaacaaaacaaaaaacaggttctctcctctgtgctgGAGATTGAAACTAAGATCTTGTCCATGATAACTAGGCACACACTACCACTTACTGGTCTGCATAACCAGGTGTAATGTTTAAAAACCATAGTCAcatcacctattttttttttttatatatatataaaaaactgCACATTTATGGGGTACTTTGTAAATGTGTTTTAATACCTGTATACATTATGTAATGTTAGAACTTTTATCAAGTTAAATATTCCTATGTTATTTATCATTTCGTTCTCTAAAACATTCAAATTCTCAGTTTTTGGGATATATAGTACATTGTCAGTCAACCTACGCTGTGTTATTAAAAGAAGTgtatttgctgtgtgtgtgtgttggggggtgtggTGTGTGAAAATACTAGAATTTCTgtaatgaaatttgaaaaaattGCTTAAGTAAGCACAATATGCATTTTGGTAACTGATATTTAGGAATCTTAACCTTTGGGTATAGAGGTGGTTGGTTCTAAGACAAGATTACTTTAGTCAGATTATCTGATAGGATCACAATTGAATATTTGGAAAACTTGTAGGTCAACTGATTGGGAGgcttttaatgtaaaaatatttcactTTCCATACTGCATTTGCATCTCAGTGTCCTGATagatttctgttttgattttctgcTGACAGGTCACATTTAGGGCAGGCAAAACGTAAGGGATATATCCCTCCTGAGAGTAGAAAATCTAATTTTAAGGCACCCAAAGTGCAATCTAATACTACTTCTGAACTGTCAAGGGGACACCTTTCTAAAAGGTAAATTTTCACATTGCTTATACAATTTCAAGGAAGACTTAAATTggatttgaattattttataatattaaagcTTATGTGAAGTTATCTCAtgtttttttctctgcatttttattcacttttcagTGGTATTGCTAATACCTACCTTAGgtgatgaaatttttttttacttatttaggAGTGATGAGGTTCCTCATTTACTTAACAAAAACCATGATATAGGCATTCAcaaaaccctgtgtgtgtgtacgtgtgtgcgtgtgtgtgtgtgcgtgcctgtgtgtgtacgtacatgaATGCcactgcccacagaggccagaagagtgcattgaattccctggagctggagttagaggtagtTGTAAGCCACTTGGTATAGGTTTTGGGAACTGAGCTTAAGTTCTGTGGAAGAGTAACAATTGCTCTTAAATGCTTTTCCCCTAGTTGTCAGCGTTTCAAGGtatcatttaacattttctttaatgcTGATTGCCAGAACCTGTTTAAGTCAGTATTATTGTTGTTAGTCCATGtcagtattcttttaaaaaagctatgtatattatatatatatatatatatatatatatatatatatatatatatatattgcatatgtttacatatgtgagtgctagaggagaccagaagagggctttgggtcccctagagttggagttactggtggttgtgcgctaccatgtgggtgctgagaatcgaacccTTGTCCTCAGCAAAAGCATCAAGTACTCTAAGCCACTCCCCAGATATCCTTAGGAGATTTTGAAAGGGGCGTTACTATAAGATTGCTTTACAAGATGATGTCTAACCTTTCAGAAAATGCTTATTTCTTATGTACATTGAGAAAACATTTGTCTTTGGAATAGAGCTTCAGAATTCAAGCTCAGTGGTTCTGAACCTCTAAACcttgtttttcttaaaacaataaCATTTTTTGATTAGGAGTATTAGTGTCAGTAATGTTTGGATCAAAGAGTACTTTCACTTTGATCTGTGCATGGTGGTAGAAGCCtaaaatcccagcacatggga
The nucleotide sequence above comes from Arvicanthis niloticus isolate mArvNil1 chromosome 17, mArvNil1.pat.X, whole genome shotgun sequence. Encoded proteins:
- the LOC117722718 gene encoding putative ribosomal protein eL39-like 5 encodes the protein MSSHKTLAKKQKQNCPIPQWIWMKTGNKIKYNSKRRHWKRTKLGL